Proteins encoded within one genomic window of Empedobacter falsenii:
- the ggt gene encoding gamma-glutamyltransferase, with protein sequence MKKISFIIVSFFAIIQLNAQESYKNGVVVTAHPEASKVGVEILKKGGNAIDASIAVQFALAVVYPNAGNIGGGGFLVYRDAKGKTDALDYREKAPLKASEDMYWDKNGNAITDLSLYGQFAAGVPGTVDGMVKAHEKYGKLNWKELVQPAINLAQKGFKITKQQASELTNKHNDFVKYNSKTNALTSKSSWKEGDLLIQKDLANTLKLIQQKGRAGFYEGKTADLIVKEMKRGNGIISHEDLKEYQSVWRTPVSGNYKGLKVISMPPPSSGGIALVSLFQSIEDYPINKWGFQADSTIQVMVEAERRVYADRAEHLGDPDFIKVPQKQLLDKSYNVNRMKDFSFDKATSSSAIKAGEIIGKESMETTHYVIVDKDGNAASVTTTLNNSYGSLVVVEGAGFLLNDEMDDFSVKPGTPNLYGLVGGKANAIEPSKRMLSSMTPSILEKDGKLFMVVGTPGGSTIITSVFQAILNVVDFGMTMQEAVAAPRFHHQWLPDQIDYEPNAISENVRESLKQKGYTLKERKPYGRVEGILVNKDGTYQAGADPRGDDKAVGY encoded by the coding sequence ATGAAAAAAATATCATTTATTATAGTTTCTTTCTTCGCGATTATTCAGCTGAATGCGCAAGAATCTTACAAAAATGGAGTTGTTGTAACGGCTCATCCCGAAGCTTCAAAAGTTGGAGTTGAAATTCTGAAAAAAGGTGGAAATGCGATTGACGCTTCAATTGCAGTTCAGTTTGCGTTGGCGGTTGTTTATCCAAATGCAGGAAATATTGGTGGCGGTGGATTTTTGGTTTATCGTGATGCAAAAGGAAAGACTGATGCGTTAGATTATCGTGAAAAAGCACCTTTGAAAGCGAGTGAAGATATGTATTGGGACAAAAACGGCAATGCAATTACTGATCTTAGTTTGTATGGACAATTTGCTGCAGGTGTTCCCGGAACTGTCGACGGAATGGTAAAAGCGCATGAAAAGTATGGTAAATTAAATTGGAAAGAATTAGTTCAGCCAGCTATTAATTTAGCTCAAAAAGGATTTAAAATAACAAAGCAACAAGCGAGCGAACTGACAAATAAGCATAATGATTTTGTAAAATATAATTCAAAAACGAATGCTTTAACGTCTAAATCATCTTGGAAAGAAGGTGATTTACTAATTCAAAAAGATTTAGCTAATACGTTAAAATTAATTCAGCAAAAAGGTCGAGCTGGTTTTTATGAAGGAAAAACAGCCGATTTAATTGTAAAAGAAATGAAACGTGGGAATGGAATTATTTCGCACGAAGATTTAAAAGAATATCAATCGGTTTGGAGAACGCCAGTTTCTGGAAATTATAAAGGTCTTAAAGTGATTTCGATGCCGCCGCCTTCAAGTGGAGGAATTGCGTTGGTTTCGTTATTTCAATCAATCGAAGATTATCCAATTAATAAATGGGGATTTCAGGCAGATTCTACAATTCAAGTGATGGTAGAAGCAGAGCGTCGCGTTTATGCAGATCGCGCAGAGCATTTAGGTGATCCAGATTTTATAAAAGTTCCGCAAAAACAATTATTAGATAAAAGTTATAATGTGAATCGAATGAAAGATTTTTCGTTTGATAAAGCAACATCAAGTTCAGCAATCAAAGCGGGTGAAATAATCGGTAAAGAATCGATGGAAACGACGCATTATGTGATTGTTGATAAAGATGGAAATGCGGCTTCTGTAACCACAACGTTGAATAATTCGTACGGATCTTTGGTTGTTGTAGAAGGTGCAGGTTTTTTGTTGAATGATGAAATGGATGATTTTTCTGTAAAACCAGGTACACCAAATTTGTATGGTTTGGTTGGAGGAAAAGCCAATGCGATAGAGCCTTCGAAAAGAATGTTAAGTTCGATGACGCCTTCGATTTTAGAGAAAGATGGTAAATTGTTTATGGTTGTGGGAACACCAGGTGGTTCTACAATTATTACGTCTGTTTTTCAAGCAATTTTGAATGTTGTTGATTTCGGAATGACGATGCAAGAAGCTGTTGCAGCACCAAGATTTCATCATCAATGGTTACCAGATCAAATCGATTACGAACCAAATGCAATTTCAGAAAACGTTCGTGAATCGTTAAAACAAAAAGGCTATACGTTGAAAGAGCGTAAACCTTATGGACGTGTAGAAGGAATTTTGGTCAACAAAGACGGAACATATCAAGCTGGTGCAGATCCACGCGGAGACGACAAAGCAGTGGGATATTAA
- a CDS encoding TonB-dependent receptor has protein sequence MNKKLYSLKKIFFLTALFGGTFLFAQTKVTGTVEDVNGPIDQATVNVKGTNITTITDADGLYQLTLEPGKYEIIVSKIGEPTTTQTINVLDENEVSLDFFLQSINSDTDLSEVVLIGSRAVGRTQLDSSTPVDVIDIKEVTKDVGQVSLNQILNYVAPSFSSNTQVISDGTDHIDPASLRGLGPDQVLVLINGKRRHTTSLVNINGSFGKGSVGTDLNAIPTSAIKRIEILRDGAAAQYGSDAIAGVINIVLEDSTDKLRASISYGGNLSKNAEDNFDGETFQANVNYGVKVGEKGGFVNVAGSYDKRQPFNRQKEFTGTIFSDYNRPDLYPNPTGKDISEEELARRGETRADYVSRIGQSKNEGGAIFINSLFPVLDKTEIYAFGGLNYRLGESAAFRRQPAQLHQTVASIYPNGFLPLIQTNNYDRSLAAGIRSEINGWKVDFSNTYGNNTIDFGVKNTVNASMKESSPTSFEAGGYRFTQNTTNLDFTRFFDDVLAGINVAFGAEFRYENYQIVGGEESSYANYGKVRQIGVDGNGKPIYVQDFNGNINTLFAANGTALAGGAQAFPGFLPANEVNANRHSVAAYLDTEFNFTKDFLVAAALRYEDYSDFGSTLNGKISTRYKLGNYVLRAAASTGFRAPSLHQLYFSATSSLFLDGAISNSGTFTNDSRAAKLLGIPQLNEEKSKSVSAGATANWGKFKLSVDGYFIRIDDRIIYTGSFTGSNAANASAQDKEIYELLQQANATSARFFANAIDTETKGIDVVLTYQDRLGAGKLRGDLSATFSKTNVVGDVHASDLLKGKESTYFDRSSRIYLESAIPRTKINLSLNYSLDKWNVYLRNVYFGEVDAATNTVADSQTFSGKVVTDLSFGYAFNKNISLTIGANNLFDIYPDETKIGGNRGAGYFVYSRTGQQFGTGGRFAFARLSLSL, from the coding sequence ATGAACAAGAAATTATACTCACTCAAAAAAATATTTTTTCTAACTGCTCTTTTCGGCGGAACATTTTTATTCGCCCAAACCAAAGTCACAGGTACGGTTGAAGATGTAAATGGACCAATCGATCAAGCAACGGTTAATGTAAAAGGAACAAATATTACGACGATAACAGATGCAGATGGTTTATATCAATTAACGTTAGAGCCTGGGAAGTATGAAATTATTGTTTCAAAAATAGGTGAGCCAACAACGACGCAAACGATTAATGTGCTTGATGAAAATGAAGTTTCTTTAGATTTCTTTTTGCAATCAATCAATTCGGATACTGATCTTAGCGAAGTCGTTTTGATTGGTTCGCGAGCAGTTGGACGTACACAATTAGATTCTTCAACGCCAGTTGATGTGATAGATATTAAAGAGGTGACAAAAGATGTAGGACAAGTTTCGTTGAATCAAATCTTAAATTATGTTGCGCCATCTTTTAGCTCGAATACGCAAGTTATTTCTGATGGAACAGATCACATCGATCCTGCTTCTTTGCGCGGTTTAGGACCAGATCAAGTATTGGTTTTGATTAACGGAAAGCGTCGTCATACAACATCATTGGTTAATATTAATGGTTCGTTTGGTAAAGGTTCTGTTGGTACAGATTTGAATGCGATTCCAACTTCTGCGATCAAAAGAATTGAAATTCTTCGAGATGGAGCCGCTGCTCAATATGGTTCTGATGCGATTGCAGGTGTGATTAATATTGTCTTGGAAGATTCGACAGATAAACTACGTGCGTCAATTTCGTATGGAGGAAATCTTTCGAAAAATGCAGAAGATAATTTTGATGGTGAAACTTTTCAAGCGAATGTAAATTATGGTGTAAAAGTGGGTGAAAAAGGAGGATTTGTAAATGTTGCAGGTTCTTACGACAAACGTCAACCATTCAATCGTCAAAAAGAATTTACAGGAACAATTTTCTCAGATTATAATCGACCAGATTTATATCCAAATCCAACTGGAAAAGATATTTCAGAGGAGGAATTAGCCCGTCGTGGAGAAACGCGAGCTGATTATGTTTCGCGCATTGGACAATCAAAAAATGAAGGAGGAGCAATTTTTATAAACTCACTTTTTCCAGTTTTAGATAAAACCGAAATTTATGCATTTGGAGGATTAAATTATCGTTTGGGTGAATCGGCGGCTTTTCGTCGTCAGCCTGCTCAGTTACATCAAACAGTAGCGTCAATTTATCCAAATGGATTTTTACCATTAATTCAAACTAATAATTACGATCGCTCTTTAGCAGCGGGAATTCGTAGTGAAATTAACGGTTGGAAAGTTGATTTTTCGAATACATACGGAAATAATACCATCGATTTTGGAGTCAAAAATACAGTTAACGCATCGATGAAAGAATCTTCGCCAACATCTTTTGAAGCTGGTGGATATCGTTTTACGCAGAATACAACCAACCTAGATTTTACGCGTTTTTTTGATGATGTTTTAGCTGGAATTAATGTCGCTTTTGGTGCAGAATTTCGTTATGAAAATTATCAAATAGTAGGAGGTGAAGAATCATCTTATGCGAATTATGGTAAAGTTCGTCAAATTGGTGTAGACGGAAATGGAAAGCCAATTTATGTACAAGATTTTAATGGAAATATCAATACTTTATTTGCTGCAAATGGTACTGCTTTAGCAGGTGGAGCGCAAGCTTTTCCTGGTTTTTTACCAGCGAACGAAGTCAATGCGAATCGTCATTCTGTTGCGGCGTATTTAGATACTGAATTTAATTTTACGAAAGATTTCTTAGTAGCTGCTGCGTTACGTTACGAAGATTATTCAGATTTTGGATCAACGTTAAATGGAAAAATTTCGACTCGATACAAATTAGGAAACTATGTGTTGAGAGCGGCTGCAAGTACAGGATTTAGAGCACCATCTTTACATCAATTATATTTTAGCGCAACTTCAAGTTTATTCTTAGATGGAGCAATTTCTAATTCAGGAACTTTTACAAACGATAGTCGTGCTGCAAAATTATTAGGAATTCCACAATTGAACGAAGAAAAATCGAAATCAGTTTCGGCTGGAGCAACGGCAAATTGGGGAAAATTCAAATTGAGTGTTGATGGATATTTCATCAGAATTGATGACCGAATCATTTACACAGGATCTTTCACAGGAAGCAATGCAGCAAATGCATCAGCTCAAGACAAAGAGATTTACGAATTATTGCAACAAGCAAATGCAACTTCGGCTCGTTTCTTCGCAAATGCAATTGATACTGAAACCAAAGGAATAGATGTTGTTTTGACGTATCAAGATCGTTTAGGCGCAGGAAAATTACGTGGAGATTTATCGGCGACTTTTAGTAAAACAAATGTTGTGGGCGACGTTCATGCTTCGGATTTATTAAAAGGAAAAGAGTCTACTTATTTTGATCGTTCGAGTCGTATTTATTTAGAATCAGCTATTCCTCGTACAAAAATCAATTTATCACTGAATTATTCATTGGATAAATGGAATGTTTACTTAAGAAATGTGTATTTCGGAGAGGTTGATGCGGCGACAAATACGGTGGCAGATTCGCAAACTTTTAGCGGAAAAGTTGTAACAGATTTGAGTTTCGGCTATGCTTTCAACAAAAATATTTCGTTAACAATCGGTGCAAATAATTTATTTGATATTTATCCTGATGAAACGAAAATTGGAGGAAATAGAGGAGCAGGATATTTTGTGTATTCACGTACTGGACAACAATTCGGAACTGGAGGACGCTTTGCTTTCGCTCGTTTATCATTAAGTTTATAA